From the genome of Nicotiana tabacum cultivar K326 chromosome 17, ASM71507v2, whole genome shotgun sequence:
aattaaacaagtaaactgAGAGTTCATCTTAGTTTAAACCAAACGTTGTTTTCTCTTCCTTTGATTTCCTCCATGTCCCAGCAACTCCCATCTCTCTTCCTTTGATTTCCTCCATGTCCCAGCAACTCCCATCTCTCttccttaattattttttatccggCATTGTGATGTGTTTCTACCTCTTTGGGTGTTTGACATTAgttttcttcctatttttctgTTTACCTATTTAACtaacaaaactcaaaaaaaaaatcatcacaaaACCGTTACTTAACTCATTGAATCATCGTCGCTTCCGAGGAAAATGTCTCTGGGGATTGGGACATTCTGTAAAAACAGATCGTACCATAACCACTGTTGAGAGGATTCTCTTCTCCTTTGTGCCAAGTTTATTCTCTTCCTGATTCTAATGggaattttctttaatttctccAGAAAAATATCGATAGAAACTGCAATTTTCTTGTTCCAATGTTGGTCTGTCTTTGCAATGCTGGATGATTTCTGGTGAACAGTTGTATTTGTTCTGCTTTGAGTTCTGTGGTCGAAACTCATGACGTTCCATCACGTGATTCTGTGGTCGAAATTTTAAATGTATCGACCTTTATTTGATTATTCCATTGACACATTCTCTTACATGAATCAAAGTAGTATTGCTCACCATAGGACTCCCGCAAATATTATCATCCCAAGCAACACTGTCAAACCGTGAATGCTCCAGGAATAGCTGCAGgtatattcttgaaaatttcatggatATATATGATTTCAATAGTTTACTGTTAATCAATTAATTTCTGAAATCTATAACATTTTTGAGTATTATACTAACTCTTTAGACATATTATGATATGATATGTGTCTCTCTAAATGATCTGTTCAGATGTATTACTAGATTAATTCAACGTGAATTAGAATGAACTTTAATTAGTTTTCCGATTATTTGGTGAAAGATGATATCTTGGAGATCAACATAAATGGGTAATGGGTTGATTATGTGATATCTGATTTGAGACATTGGATCATCTTGGTATGGGGGGAGGGGATATTGTATTATTTAATTTTAGAGATTAAATGAAATTAGTTTTGGTTCCTTCTGTTCTTGAACGTCTATTTTGTTAATtgatattttatgattttggatGTCCTGTTATGAGAATTAGTGAAGTCCTTCTATATTTCATTTACTCTAAGCATAGGTAGGGGAACAACTCATCGGAATTTTGAGGGGAGGTTGGTAACGATGTTCAGAGTCTTTATTGTTCTTTTGTGTCACAAAACTTAAGTCTCGATTTGTTTCTTAGCTATTCTTAGAATTTTGTGAGAAGTATGGACTTTGAGATGGAAAAGATAGATACTAATATATAGAGTCCCCTGAGATATACCTCCTGGGAAATTGATGAAAGTAAAGAATGtcatgctttttttttttagggAAGGCCTATAGAGGTTtgctttgaaagaaaaaggtgAATGCCTTTGAGGACAACCTAGAGCCTTAAGAGTAGTGTGTCAATGCAGACCTTTTTCAGTTATCACTCATTATTCCTATTAGAATATAGAACTTTGAAAGAATCACAATAACAGAGCCAATTTTTAATAGGAGGTATGTTTGTCTTCAGTATTTTACTTATAATCATTTATAATTTCTCTACTTTTGCGTAACTTGgtataaaattgaagattcatgatGGAGATGAACTTGCAATTTCTCAACATATTGCGTTGGAAACAAAGAGATTTGAGATATTTTTGAATGttgttattgattaaattatGAATGTGAATGGCAATACGTAGATAGTCATAGTACTCCCTAATTCTATTAGTATATGATAATACTTTTCTCTATATATTGTCGTCACCTTTGTTTCACTTTATGGCATGTTCATACTTTTCTCAATAAACGTAATCTCTAAAAGCAGGCATCACTTGCTTATCAAAATAGAGCAAGCTTCACAGAAACTATCTTTTTTTGCCTTTTGTTGCTTTCTTCCCTTCATTTTTCCCTTGGGGGTAAAATAGTTAGAAAATTAAGAGAATCATATGATAATCAGGTGcttttttcttttattgctttATCATCCTTCTTTTTGGTTACTCATTTTGGTTTAAGAGTACTCTTGAAAGATTTTTTTCTCTACAATGATCTGCGATTGTATATTCTCTCCAGGACTAAAGTCGTGAACGTCTCTAAGCTCTCTTTTTCATATTTGGACATGAATTAGGATTCTCAGTTAGAGTTAGTCGTGTTGCCTTGGTGTTTTACAGGTTTGTTCTGtgaagtgaaaagaaaaaatggcgATGGTGTAatggaaaagaaagcaaaagagtgaagAATATGAGAAAATGAACGGGAGAGAGGGAGAATATTACTTTGTAACGCCGGTGTTGATATAGTGATATGTAGTGAAGATTTGGTTCTGGTGCAGTGGTGAGTGAATACTTGCTTGTGTTCCTCTGGCTATTGCAACATTCAACGCTAGAAAGGGAATCGCCTTCCAATTTGATAGAGCaacctttttttaattttttaaagtttCTTACCTTCAACGTTCTATATCGTGTACCTTTTAGGCTTTGAGGAGATGAAGCTAAGTGCTGATTAGCACGTGGTTTGTATTGCTTTTCCTCTCTGTTATAGCAATGTTTAATGTTGTTTGGAACTAAGATCATACTATTTTGCTCTTTATTTAGTATCTAGAGTAGTACACTTTTTACACCAGCATTATTGAATATTGTCAAAAGATGTGTAAGTAATTGTTTGCGCTTCAATTTTTAATTCCAAATACAATTATAGGACTTGATGATACTTTTTATACCAGAACTATTTTTCGAGTATTTCAGAACTTTGTCAAAAGGTAGAGTAAGTAATTGTTTGCACTTCAATTTGTTATTCCAAATAAACCAATAAACTCATAAATATCATGACCCTACAAGATCCCAATCATTCAGTGATCGCACAAGATGATTGGTGAATTTGGAATGTAAATAAGTTGTCAATTACTCATACTTTAATTCTCAGCCTCTAACATATTACAATATTCTTACCTGCAAAGGGAAAATTTCTTGATTTCTTACTACAAGAGTATCATTTCCGTTCTTTTCATCAGCAAAATatctagaaaagaaaaagaagaaagtgtCAATCCTGAAGTTTGTAACTCTTATTTCACTAACTGATAAGATTGAACATGCTATCTTTAGTATTCAGAGGCTCCAATCTATCCAAAGGAAGAATTAGTTCATGTTCATTGCAAAATCTTCAACTTCCTTAGTCACTAGTTTTGCAATAATACAATTTACAATTAGCAGTTATTGCTTTTTAATATCGGAGAATAATGAGTAACCAATCATAAAGAATTGAGTCAACCGAAAATTAACACAGCACCCGTTACCTACCGTTTATCCTCTATTGAAACGGCCAAAACGGCCGGTGTGATTATACTGTTATAAATTCCTATAAAATACTATAAATACTATAGAAAGAGCTCAGCACAAATAGAAGTCAACAATTCCGGGATAATTATACAGTCTTCTTCCTACATCTCTGCATTTAACAACATGACCAAAAACAATCGTTTCTTATTCCTGCTCATCCTTCTGAACATCCTCGGATTCTGTGTTAATTTAACTAAATCGAATCCACATCCCCAATTCCCATGTCAGCCACCTCATCACAAATATCCTTTCTGCAACAAAAATCTCCCAATCTCCACTAGAGTTCAGTCCCTTATCTCTTTACTCACCATTGATGAGAAGATCTTACACCTCTCTGATAATACCACTTCTATACCAAGACTTGGCTTACCAGCATACGAATGGTGGTCAGAATCTCTTCATGGTATTGCCACTAATGGACCTGGGGTCAACTTCAATGGCCCAATCAAAGGTGCCACTAGTTTCCCTCAAGTTATTCTTACTGCAGCTGCTTTCAATAGAACTTTGTGGCATTCGATTGCAACTGCTATTGCAGTTGAGGCAAGGGCTATGTACAATTTGGGTCATGCTGGGCTTACATTTTGGGCACCTAATATTAACATTTTTAGGGACCCCAGATGGGGAAGAGGTCAAGAAACGCCAGGGGAAGATCCTATGGTGGTTTCTGCTTATGCCATTGAATATGTTACTGGCTTTCAGGGCTTGAATCCGAAGGCTAAAACAGGAAATAGAAATGGGTTTGGGAAAAAGAGGAGGTTTCTTAAAGAAGATGATAATGATGGTGAGAGGCTGATGTTATCGGCTTGTTGTAAGCATTTCACTGCTTACGACTTGGAGAAATGGGGTAATGCTACCAGATATAACTTCAATGCTGTGGTAAATTTCTTCTTCCTTTGTACTTGATTGCTGAATTTTGAGTTGTTGCTACTAGAGTTTTTGCTTCTGCCTACTGATATTTTGTTCTATGGAATCCAAATTATTGCGTTGTGCGGAGTATTACTAAGTCATTAGGCCATAGTCTGATCTCAATTTGCTTTTATTTAGCTCGAAAGACAGCAAGATCATACCAGTTGTTTTGAGTTAATTTCTCGAATGTCGTCCAACTTAGTACTATTTTAGCGAGTAAAGGCACTATACTATATGTCTGAAATCTATTCACATACATCCTCTCTCTGTTGGAGAATTGAGATTGGTATACATGTCTATGCATATCACTTAACCACCTAAAATTGAGATGTAGCTGGCCTCAAAATATCCGCTTTTTGTCAGAGCCAGATTAAGTTGATCAAGTAGTGGTGAAATATCATAGTAATTTCTAATGTCAGTTTCTTTATCGTTTTGCATATTAGGTGACGAAGCAGGATATGGAGGATACGTTTCAGGCACCTTTTCGTAGTTGTATCCAGCAAGGTAAGGCAAGTTGCTTGATGTGTACGTACAATAGTGTGAATGGAGTACCAGCATGTGCAGATAAGGAGCTCTTAGACAAAGTACGAACTGACTGGGGGTTCGACGGGTaatatttcattctttttcttctaCATGAAGGTGTTTTTACATGAGATTTACTTCAAACTTATGTCTAATCATTGAATGATTTAATTTCAGATACATCACTTCTGATTGTGATGCTGTGGCTACTATATATGAAAACCAAAAATACACCAAAACGCCTGAAGATGCAGTTGCTGTCGCTCTTAAAGCAGGTTTTTTGGCAATCACCTCAAATTTGTCATTCTATGGAGCTCTATGCTTTTTTGCCAACTCTAATTCAACCTTTTTGGCAGGAACAAATATTAATTGTGGAACATATATGTTGCGACATATGAAATCTGCATTTCAGCAGGGGAGTGTGCTTGAAGAAGACCTAGATAGAGCCCTACAATACTTGTTTTCTGTTCAATTCCGGCTTGGTCTTTTTGATGGAAATCCTGCAGATGGACAGTTTGCAAACTTTGGGGCTCAAGATGTTTGCACTTCTAATCACTTGAATTTGGCCCTTGATGCAGCAAGGCAGGGCATTGTGCTTCTTAAAAATGATCAGAAGTTCTTGCCTTTGGACAAGACAAGTGTTTCGACATTAGCTATAGTCGGTCCTATGGCAAATGTGAGCAGTCCGGGTGGTACTTACTCAGGTTAGAAGATCCAAAATCCTAGAGTATAGGACGCTTTGCTCTTTCCTCCATCACTAATATAATCCAATATCACGTCCAAAACATAgacatgtatttttttttctttacgcGAATTCCAAGAGAAATCAAAATGGGGAAAAAGCAAAGTCCTCATCCTGCAATGTGTGTGTTTGTCATTGCCCACATGGTAAATGCTCGAATTGGATGCATATAGTTTTGAGGTTGATGCTAGATATAAATCTTGAAAAGCATTTTTGGTTAcattaggaaaatattttaacATAGAGTGGAATATTAATGTGCATTCTGGTCAGGAAATATTCTACATGACCAAGTGAATTTTCTTGTTCTCATTGTTACTCGGGCCAATTCCCTTTTGTCTTAATACTTTGTTTGTATCACAGATCAGTAATCATGAACTACTGATAAAAGCtaacaagaaaaaaaatgtgATTCTTGATTGTCTCCAGAGAAAGCACTTCGAACTGGtggtttatttaatgtaatgtaCTGTCCTATGTTATCTTACAGGAGTGCCATGCAAATTAAAGAGCATCCGCGAGGGGTTTCACCGACATATAAATAGAACACTTTATGCAGCTGGTTGCCTTGACGTAGGATGCAATTCCACTGCTGGTTTCCAGGATGCTATTTCTATTGTTAAAGAAGCTGATTATGTAATTGTTGTGGCTGGGTTGGATTTATCTGAGGAAACTGAGGATCATGACCGGTATAGTCTTCTCTTACCAGGTCAACAGACAAACTTAGTTACCACTCTTGCAGCTGCAAGTAAGAAGCCAATTATTTTGGTTCTTACTGGTGGTGGACCTGTTGATGTATCCTTTGCTGAGAAAGACCCTAGAATTGCTAGTATCTTATGGGTTGCTTACCCTGGAGAGACTGGTGGCAAAGCACTTTCCGAGATAATTTTTGGATATCAAAATCCAGGTTAGTATAAACGTCATACTGGAATCAGATAGCAATTAACTTCAAATGTTTTTGAATTTTCTGGTCCCTAATGAAGCATAACCTAGATTAGCAAAGTTAGCAATGGGGACAGCCCATGGGATGAGAGTGTAAAAGGGGAAATTTATTCCTTCAAATTTGTTGCTGTTTTTCTCTGTTGCGAAATGAAAACAGGCTGTGGATTGAGCTTTCTGTAAATAAATGCAGGTGGAAAATTGCCCATGACTTGGTACCTAGAGTCATTCACCAAAGTGCCAATGACTGACATGAATATGCGAGCTGATCCATCGAATGGTTATCCTGGAAGAACCTATCGGTTTTACACTGGAGACGTGCTATATGGATTTGGGCATGGATTGAGCTATACAAGCTTCTCTTCACAACTCTTATCTGCACCGAGCAGATTGAGTTTATCACTTGCTAAATCTAATCGAAAGAGGAGTATACTTGCCAAAGGACGCAGTAGGCTTGGTTACATACATGTTGACGAAGTGGAAAGTTGTCATTCGTCAAAATTCTTCGTTCATATCTCTGTCACAAATGATGGGGACATGGATGGAAGCCATGTTCTGATGTTATTCTCAAGAGTACTGCAGAATTTTCAAGGTGCTCCACAGAAACAACTGGTTGGATTTGATCGTGTACATGTCCCAGCACGTAAATCTGTTGAAACAAGTCTCTTGGTAGATCCTTGCGAGCTTCTTAGCTTTGCAAATGACCAAGGCAACAGAATACTGGCACTTGGTGAACACACTCTTATTTTAGATGACATAGAGCATGTTGTATCTGTTGAAATGTGACAAGAGCCATCATCGTTATGATGCAGTCAAATGGCATCTGCATCATGTCAGAGCAAGCAGTTATAGGCCACTGCCGATCCTTGAGTCTCtttgttgttgtttgaacatAGGAGGTTGCCAACACCTATAGTCTGATTTCAGGCTCAGGGGATGTTTTTAAGGATCAATTAGACTAACTCCTATCTGGTTTATTCGTAAGTAGacaaattttatcattttcattTCTTCCACGGTGAATAAATAGAAAGAATAGGTCTATTTGGATGGATTAGGGATGTGATAAGCAGTGAACATTTGGAGTCTGTACGTGCTCTTTGTATTCTCATCTGAACAACAATTACAGATTCATTACAAGATTGTGAAGGAATTGTAATTGCTCCTTTTATTCTGATGCTTCTACTCTTAATGTCCTCAGTCTTCTTGCAGTAAGTTTGAGCACACTCTACTTTGTCTTTAATTAGGTATAATAGGGCAAGAGGGACAGAACATTAAGTCTTTAATTCTTGAAACACATTGTTTCTATGGCATGCCTTGTGAAATTGCTCAAGTGTGGTTAAATTGTTGAAATTTGTTTTCAGAGATTTTTGAACATAATTTGACTTGCAAATTGCAATATACTCTTCAGCTAACGAGGCAAAGTAAAATAGTTTGAGTAGGACAATCTTTGAGCTAAAAAGTTTGATTTATGATTACTATGTGAACGGTATCAACAAAATTGGATGTATCAACAAAGTTTGTAATGAAAATGAGATGTAAAGAGCAGAAAGGGGATGGAGTATGCATGTGGAAGTTATAGAGGTCGTCATACCTGCAACATACAGCTATGTCTTCACATGAAGCAAAATGTTCTTGTTTATAAATTGTGAGAGAAAAGGCATCTCGGGTGTGCTAGTCACTGAGTTGCAGCTTCCTTTTGTAtcactttttaaaaattttctgGTCGTTGTGCTTCAAGACGGTGGGCCAAAAGGCTTACTATCTTTGTTCATTTGCATGTGATACAGAACAAATGTAAAGAGCACCTTTTTTGCTAGCTTCACATGCAATTGTAGCTTCAGGATTCTTCCTTACTTGTTTTCAATCAAGTTGAGCCAAAAAGAGAGTGACTGATAAGTGATAACTGCAATTTGTCCTATTATTTGAACTCcgaaaaattacaaaattgcaGCAGCCGGTGAAGAATCATACTAATATCTCTTTAGCTTCTTTTGATAAATGAACCTTGTCCTGACTTTAACCCCAAAAGATATCTCTTGAGGTGAGCATGAACAACATAAATGGGATCTGGCTCTGATAACAGTAACAATAAATTGGGATggacctggctctgataccatgataaatGGACCTCGGAtttaactcaaccccaaaagctagctcatgaggtgaggattgcccaaaTCCTTATAAAACGAGACCAAGAAACCCAAATCTCTGGATCATCACTTAATCCATCTTTTTGAAAGGTAATCTGCGGCATCACAGAGGAGACCCCTAATCGTTTCTTAGTCGGGTTGTGCTCCTCAAATTTATCACCAATTTGTCTAATAACCAAGATAAACCAATATTGATACGAATGCGAGTTCTAGTAACGTCATGTCTATATTCATGACCTTTTTAGTCTAACAACATAGACATGACCCTTTTAGTCTAACAACAAAGAAAATACTAGCAAGAAGTGTCACGAGTTGAAATTCTAGTGATACCGCCTTTTTTTTAATCACCTTTTTACTCCAATTGTAATGAAGAATTGAAGATAATACATTCTACTATTCTACTAGAGTCACCCTAATTACATTGTGAACACCACACTTGAGCATTTCCTACTCCACTTTGGCTAtgttaaaaagaaaggaaaacaaaataagGGAATCCTCATCTTCCCTAGTAGACTTGTTCAGCGAATCGTTAGATTCTAATATGTCCATTTAAGTCAAAGATCAATTCTGACAAATATTACATATCTAACAAATATAATATATCTAACTGTGCAACTAATTCAAACTTGGTCCTGCTCCTTTCAAAGTTCCATATCTAGTATTCTATAAAAATCAATGGAGCCTTTGCCAATAATTTCCCAAATTTAAGGACTAAGATCACGGGGAGTTCATAAAAGAACACGCTATTGTCACAGCTTCACTACTTTTTGCTATCAGGTTTAAGtgtaatttaaataaaaatatacttaattaaccataatttaatgataaaattaTACGTAAAAGGCATATTATGTATTTTTTGATTTGATGTAAACTTTGGGTTTAAATATTCCCCCAACCCACCCTCCAATCCTCCAAAGCTGGCTCCAAATTGACCTGAAAGAAATTGTACCTTTGCCCTTACCTATCATATGCTAATCAAATATTCTCTACCTTTAATACTAAATTAAAGAAATATATAACAGTTTACCCATTTTACATGATAGTGGAATAATATGTTCATTTTAGGTTGAAACTTTATAATGAGAGCCTTATGGTGATCATTAAGTTTGATATTGTACACAAATTACAATCTTTGATTTGTACTTAAAGTTTCTGATAAGAAAATTCAGCGCCCAAAATACTAGTACTAATATCACATTCTCTAGATTACTGCTTTCCAGCTGTCGTCAATATTCATTAAAGTATGCTATTTTCATTAGCAAAAAAGGACTAAGGAGAATGTGACATATAACAGGATGTGAGAACTCTTTCAGACTTGTTTGGACTTCGAATTCAAGTTTGTATCCCCaaataaaaagaagagaaaaacaaaaaaaactataTCAGCATGTAAATATATACATGTATAGACTAAGaactaatattttttcttttattatattcCTTTGAACCAATTTCTTAGCTAAATTTACTATGTTGGTCTTTATTTccttacttttaaattttaagcgGTTCTAGAATTTATGGTTGAGAATGCAGTAACTCCTTTCTTTTCCTAGCAAAAACTTTACTCTAATTCAGTGACCGAAAAATTGAGGAAGTGGATTCCattagttaaattttgaaaggtTAGGTGAAGCCTTTCTTTTCAAATCCTAAACCAATTAAACTTTTTAGAATTAAAAGGAATGGGTTAATTCTGAACTTTAATTTGACTAGGTtctctttctttttaaaaataaatatttttttggagAATAAATTTAGACTAGATTTTTTTTCTCCAATATAGACTAGATTCAAAGACTAGATATAAGATCGTTGGGCGGACCCTTACGTGGGGGCGAGGCCTAAGTCGTAAGTCGCAACCCCACCAGCACC
Proteins encoded in this window:
- the LOC107788546 gene encoding probable beta-D-xylosidase 6 precursor (The RefSeq protein has 23 substitutions compared to this genomic sequence) is translated as MTKNNHFLLLIIRLNILGFCVHLTKSNPQPQFPCQPPHHKYTFCNKNLPISTRVQSLISLLTIDEKILHLSDNTTSIPRLGLPAYEWWSESLHGIATNGPAVNFNGQIKGVTSFPQVILTAAAFNRTLWHSIATAIAVEARAMYNLGQAGLTFWAPNINILRDPRWGRGQETPGEDPMVVSAYAIEYVTGFQGLNPKAKKGNRNGYGKKRRVLKEDDNDGERLMLSACCKHFTAYDLEKWGDATRYDFNAVVTKQDMEDTFQAPFRSCIQQGKASCLMCSYNSVNGVPACADKELLDKVRTDWGFDGYITSDCDAVATIYENQKYTKTPEDAVAVALKAGTNINCGTYMLRHMKSAFQQGSVLEEDLDRALQYLFSVQFRLGLFDGNPADGQFANFGAQDVCTSNHLNLALDAARQGIVLLKNDQKFLPLDKTSVSTLAIVGPMANVSSPGGTYSGVPCKLKSIREGFHRHINRTLYAAGCLDVGCNSTAGFQDAISIVKEADYVIVVAGSDLSEETEDHDRYSLLLPGQQTNLVTTLAAASKKPIILVLTGGGPVDVSFAEKDPRIASILWVAYPGETGGKALSEIIFGYQNPGGKLPMTWYLESFTKVPMTDMNMRADPSNGYPGRTYRFYTGDVLYGFGHGLSYTSFSSQLLSAPSRLSLSLAKSNRKRSILAKGRSRLGYIHVDEVESCHSSKFFVHISVTNDGDMDGSHVLMLFSRVLQNFQGAPQKQLVGFDRVHVPARKYVETSLLVDPCELFSFANDQGNRILALGEHTFILDDIEHVVFVEM